Proteins co-encoded in one Arthrobacter sp. ERGS1:01 genomic window:
- a CDS encoding DUF7455 domain-containing protein yields the protein MTTTAIASPELNTMDRCDRCGAQAYVRVVLESSGGELLFCGHHARAVEASLKPLSSMWHDETARLTEKAPVPVD from the coding sequence ATGACTACCACCGCCATTGCCAGCCCCGAGCTGAACACGATGGATCGTTGCGACCGTTGCGGCGCACAAGCGTACGTCCGGGTTGTGCTGGAATCCTCCGGCGGCGAGCTTCTGTTCTGCGGTCACCACGCCCGCGCCGTTGAAGCCTCGCTCAAGCCGTTGTCTTCGATGTGGCACGACGAAACCGCCCGCCTGACCGAAAAGGCGCCGGTCCCCGTCGACTGA
- a CDS encoding DNA gyrase/topoisomerase IV subunit B yields the protein MNSDYNARHLSVLEGLEAVRKRPGMYIGSTDSRGLMHCLWEIIDNSVDEALAGYGQNILVILHKDNSVEVHDDGRGIPVDVEPKTGLTGLEVVLTKLHAGGKFGGSSYAASGGLHGVGASVVNALSARMDAQVDRGGKTYQMSFRRGEPGHFKDSGRTLSPTVDFEPFIENSSLDIVGTTKRGVTGTRIRYWADRQIFTADAKFSYDELSARARQTSFLVPGLKITVRDERRLPGTPGEFAAHEEVFHHDGGLSEFVDFLAVGGAVTDIWRLQGHGSFTETVPVLNAEGHMESTAVARDCEVDIALRWGVGYDTTMRSFVNIIATPKGGRHQEGFEQALLKTFRKVIETNARKLKAGNDKIEKDDVMAGLTAVLTVRLAEPQFEGQTKEILGTPAVKNIVAKVVEKELKAKLESTQRADKAQAATLLEKVVSEMKSRISARVHKETQRRKNALETSSLPTKLADCRSSDVKKSELFIVEGDSALGTAKLARSSDFQALLPIRGKILNVQKASVGDMLANAECAALIQVVGAGSGRSFDLEAARYGKVILMTDADVDGAHIRTLLLTLFFRYMRPMIDEGRVFAAVPPLHRVEVVNAGAKPNEMVYTYSEKELHTLLAKLEKTNKQYKKPIQRYKGLGEMDAEQLAETTMDPRHRMLRRVTSADADRAEHTFELLMGSDVAPRKEFIVAGSEYLDADRIDA from the coding sequence ATGAATTCCGACTACAACGCCCGCCACCTTTCCGTCCTGGAGGGTTTGGAAGCGGTTCGGAAGCGCCCCGGCATGTACATCGGCTCCACCGACTCCCGCGGCCTCATGCACTGCCTGTGGGAGATCATCGACAACTCCGTCGATGAGGCGCTTGCCGGCTACGGCCAAAACATCCTGGTGATCCTGCACAAGGACAATTCCGTCGAGGTGCACGACGACGGCCGCGGCATTCCCGTCGACGTCGAACCCAAGACGGGCCTCACCGGCCTGGAGGTGGTGCTGACCAAGCTGCACGCCGGCGGCAAGTTCGGCGGCTCCTCCTACGCCGCCTCGGGCGGCCTGCACGGTGTGGGCGCCAGCGTGGTCAACGCCCTCTCGGCCCGCATGGATGCCCAGGTGGACCGCGGCGGCAAGACCTACCAGATGAGTTTCCGGCGCGGCGAGCCCGGCCACTTCAAGGACTCGGGCAGGACCCTGAGCCCCACCGTGGACTTTGAACCGTTCATCGAGAATTCAAGCCTTGACATTGTCGGCACCACCAAGCGCGGCGTCACCGGCACCCGGATCCGGTACTGGGCCGACCGGCAGATCTTCACGGCCGACGCCAAGTTCTCCTACGACGAACTCTCCGCCCGCGCCCGCCAGACCTCGTTCCTTGTGCCGGGGCTGAAGATCACCGTCCGCGACGAACGCCGGCTCCCCGGCACGCCGGGGGAGTTCGCCGCACACGAGGAAGTGTTCCACCACGACGGCGGCCTGTCCGAGTTCGTGGACTTCCTGGCCGTGGGCGGGGCCGTGACGGACATTTGGCGGCTCCAGGGCCACGGTTCCTTCACCGAAACCGTGCCCGTGCTCAACGCCGAGGGCCACATGGAAAGCACCGCCGTGGCCCGCGACTGCGAGGTGGACATCGCGCTACGCTGGGGCGTCGGCTACGACACCACGATGCGCAGCTTCGTGAACATCATCGCCACCCCCAAGGGCGGCCGGCACCAGGAAGGTTTCGAGCAGGCCCTGCTCAAGACGTTCCGCAAGGTCATCGAGACCAACGCCCGCAAGCTCAAGGCCGGCAACGACAAGATCGAAAAGGACGACGTCATGGCCGGCCTGACGGCCGTGCTGACAGTGCGCCTGGCCGAGCCCCAGTTCGAGGGCCAGACCAAGGAAATCCTGGGCACCCCGGCCGTGAAGAACATCGTGGCCAAGGTGGTGGAGAAGGAGCTGAAGGCGAAGCTCGAATCCACCCAGCGCGCCGACAAGGCGCAGGCCGCCACGCTGCTGGAAAAAGTGGTGTCCGAGATGAAATCGCGCATCTCCGCCCGCGTCCACAAGGAAACCCAGCGCCGAAAGAACGCCCTGGAGACCTCCTCGCTGCCCACCAAGCTGGCGGACTGCCGCAGCAGCGACGTCAAGAAGAGCGAACTGTTCATCGTCGAGGGTGACAGCGCGCTTGGCACCGCCAAGCTGGCGCGCTCCTCCGACTTCCAGGCGCTGCTGCCCATCCGCGGGAAGATCCTCAACGTCCAAAAAGCGTCGGTGGGGGACATGCTGGCCAACGCCGAATGCGCCGCGCTCATCCAGGTGGTCGGCGCCGGTTCGGGCCGCAGCTTCGACCTGGAGGCCGCCCGTTACGGCAAGGTGATCCTGATGACCGACGCCGACGTCGACGGCGCCCACATCCGCACCCTGCTGCTGACGCTGTTTTTCCGCTACATGCGCCCCATGATCGATGAAGGGCGCGTGTTTGCGGCCGTCCCGCCGCTGCACCGGGTGGAGGTGGTCAACGCCGGAGCCAAACCCAACGAGATGGTCTACACCTACTCCGAGAAGGAGCTCCACACGCTCCTGGCCAAGCTGGAGAAAACGAACAAGCAGTACAAGAAGCCGATCCAGCGCTACAAGGGCTTGGGTGAGATGGACGCCGAACAGCTGGCCGAAACCACCATGGACCCGCGCCACCGCATGCTGCGCCGGGTCACCAGCGCCGACGCCGACCGTGCCGAGCACACCTTCGAGCTGCTCATGGGCTCCGACGTGGCACCGCGCAAGGAATTCATCGTGGCCGGCAGCGAGTACCTCGACGCCGACCGCATTGACGCGTAA
- a CDS encoding M56 family metallopeptidase has translation MFWTSWFLAGLAVALAWPVPVFLSRAHWPARAPFAAMVLWQSIALAGGLSMIGAMLCYGLVPLGANLVEGLHGLVEVALGQESLDTLGITHAFALSAAALLTAHLLFTLWLTYFRINRQRRRHRELLHLLSSPSSDRPDTLVISHEAPVAYCLPGGSRSVTVLSDGLMTLLSEEELRAVLLHEETHLAQRHHLLLWAFAAWRSALPWLPTSKLAQRAVSSLIEIMADDVALRSVSKSTLVTAIALVASGSAQLPAAALVGGDADKIDTPATTSARLGRLLNPTPALGTGPQALIVAGAVLVLALPTALLIVPGILP, from the coding sequence ATGTTTTGGACCTCGTGGTTCCTTGCGGGCCTGGCCGTCGCCCTTGCGTGGCCGGTGCCCGTCTTCCTTTCGCGCGCGCACTGGCCGGCGCGCGCACCGTTCGCGGCGATGGTGCTGTGGCAGTCCATAGCCCTTGCCGGTGGGCTTTCCATGATCGGCGCCATGCTCTGCTACGGCCTGGTCCCGCTCGGGGCGAACCTTGTTGAGGGGCTGCACGGGCTCGTCGAGGTGGCTCTGGGCCAGGAGTCCCTGGACACTCTGGGCATCACCCACGCGTTTGCGCTCAGCGCCGCCGCCCTGCTCACGGCACACCTGTTGTTCACGCTGTGGCTGACCTACTTCCGCATCAACCGCCAGCGCCGCCGCCACCGCGAACTGCTGCACCTGCTCAGCTCCCCCTCCAGCGACCGGCCGGACACCCTGGTCATTAGCCACGAAGCGCCCGTCGCCTACTGCCTGCCGGGCGGTTCCCGCTCCGTCACGGTGCTCTCCGACGGGCTCATGACGCTCCTGTCCGAGGAGGAGCTGCGGGCCGTGCTGCTGCACGAGGAAACCCACCTGGCCCAACGCCATCACCTGTTGCTGTGGGCCTTCGCCGCCTGGCGGTCGGCCCTGCCGTGGCTGCCCACCTCCAAGCTGGCCCAGCGGGCCGTGTCCTCGCTGATCGAGATCATGGCCGACGACGTCGCCCTGCGTTCGGTGAGCAAGTCCACCCTGGTCACGGCGATCGCGCTGGTGGCCAGCGGTTCGGCCCAGCTGCCCGCCGCGGCGCTGGTGGGCGGGGATGCGGACAAGATTGACACTCCGGCGACGACGTCTGCCCGGCTGGGCCGGTTGCTTAACCCAACGCCCGCCCTGGGCACCGGACCCCAGGCCCTGATCGTGGCCGGCGCCGTGCTGGTGCTGGCTTTGCCGACGGCCCTGTTGATCGTGCCCGGCATCCTGCCCTAG
- a CDS encoding BlaI/MecI/CopY family transcriptional regulator has translation MATLGDLERAVMDLLWEHQEAITANILRDLLSQRPSSTEADSRPLAVTTVLTVLSRLEKKGLVERERSSRPHRYRAVTSRADHTAELMLEVLGSAPDREAVLARFIGTVSEGEAETLRKLLGH, from the coding sequence ATGGCGACTCTTGGGGACCTTGAACGGGCCGTGATGGATCTCTTGTGGGAGCACCAGGAGGCCATTACGGCCAACATCCTGCGTGACCTGCTCTCGCAGCGGCCGTCCTCAACCGAGGCCGATTCCCGGCCGCTGGCCGTCACCACCGTCCTGACGGTGCTCTCGCGGCTGGAGAAGAAGGGGCTGGTGGAACGTGAGCGTTCCTCCCGCCCGCACCGCTACCGCGCCGTCACGAGCCGCGCCGACCACACGGCCGAGCTCATGCTCGAGGTGCTGGGCTCGGCGCCGGACCGGGAGGCGGTCCTGGCACGCTTCATCGGCACCGTCAGCGAGGGCGAGGCCGAGACCCTGCGCAAGCTGCTCGGGCACTAG
- a CDS encoding cytochrome ubiquinol oxidase subunit I — protein sequence MEALDIARWQFGIVTVYHFLMVPLTIGLGTLVAIMQTTWLRTGKEEYLRMTKFWGKLFLINFIMGVATGIVQEFQFGMAWSEYSRFVGDVFGAPLAMEALLAFFVESTFLGLWIFGWKKLPAKIHLACLWIAVCGSIVSAYFILVANSWMQHPVGVEMHNGHPQMVDAWAVFTNNTALVAFFHTITGALAVAGAFLLGIAWYHLWRRRHDGIDTVDANGRVVVGESATIPGRDKKDHSLWIKSLRIGAVVAIIGFGGSAISGDLSGKLMFEQQPMKMAAAEAACHDGTSFSVLSIGNLSSRNCDDVKAVIEIPGLLSFLAHSDFTTDVKGVNTLVPEYQAKYGTNLPDNPIYGSRAGQAINYVPVMPVTYWGFRMMIGFGGLAALAAAVALYATRKGTVPRPKWLMRLALVGILAPFGANAAGWIFTEMGRQPFVVAPNPSMSGIDQVFMFTAAAVSPGVSAGELIFSVAALGTVYAVLLVVEVVLLTKYIRGGAVSAMPELAHPPKGPADGADDDATGDDGKAGDDVLAFAY from the coding sequence ATGGAAGCTCTGGACATTGCCCGGTGGCAGTTCGGAATCGTCACGGTGTACCACTTTTTGATGGTTCCGCTGACGATCGGGCTCGGCACGCTGGTGGCCATCATGCAAACCACCTGGCTGCGCACGGGCAAGGAGGAATACCTGCGCATGACGAAGTTCTGGGGGAAACTCTTCCTCATCAACTTCATCATGGGTGTCGCCACGGGCATCGTGCAGGAATTCCAGTTCGGCATGGCATGGAGCGAATACAGCCGCTTCGTGGGCGACGTCTTCGGCGCCCCGCTGGCCATGGAGGCGCTGCTCGCGTTCTTCGTCGAATCAACCTTCCTGGGCCTGTGGATCTTCGGCTGGAAGAAACTGCCCGCCAAAATCCACCTGGCCTGCCTGTGGATCGCCGTCTGTGGCTCCATCGTCTCCGCCTACTTCATCCTTGTCGCCAACTCCTGGATGCAGCACCCCGTGGGCGTTGAAATGCACAACGGCCACCCCCAGATGGTGGACGCCTGGGCCGTCTTCACGAACAACACCGCCCTCGTGGCCTTCTTCCACACCATCACCGGCGCCCTGGCCGTTGCCGGCGCCTTCCTGCTCGGCATCGCCTGGTACCACCTGTGGCGCCGCCGCCACGACGGCATCGACACCGTAGACGCGAACGGACGCGTGGTGGTGGGGGAGTCGGCCACCATCCCGGGCAGGGACAAGAAGGACCACTCCCTGTGGATCAAGTCCCTACGGATCGGCGCCGTGGTGGCGATCATCGGCTTTGGCGGCTCCGCGATCTCCGGGGACCTCTCCGGCAAGCTCATGTTTGAACAGCAGCCCATGAAGATGGCCGCCGCCGAGGCCGCCTGCCACGACGGCACCAGCTTCTCGGTGCTGTCGATCGGCAACCTCAGCAGCCGCAACTGCGACGACGTCAAGGCCGTCATCGAGATCCCCGGCCTGCTCTCCTTCCTGGCCCACAGCGACTTCACGACCGACGTCAAGGGCGTCAACACGCTGGTGCCCGAATACCAGGCCAAATACGGCACCAACCTGCCCGACAACCCCATCTACGGCAGCCGCGCCGGCCAGGCCATCAACTACGTGCCCGTCATGCCCGTGACCTACTGGGGCTTCCGCATGATGATCGGCTTTGGCGGGCTTGCCGCCCTGGCCGCGGCCGTGGCGCTCTACGCCACCCGCAAGGGGACCGTGCCGCGCCCCAAATGGCTCATGCGACTGGCCCTGGTGGGCATCCTGGCCCCGTTCGGCGCCAACGCGGCCGGCTGGATCTTTACCGAAATGGGCAGGCAGCCATTCGTGGTGGCGCCCAACCCGTCGATGAGCGGCATCGACCAGGTGTTCATGTTCACCGCGGCCGCCGTCTCGCCCGGCGTTTCGGCAGGGGAGCTGATCTTCTCCGTCGCGGCCCTGGGCACCGTGTACGCCGTGCTGCTGGTGGTGGAGGTGGTATTGCTGACCAAGTACATCCGCGGCGGCGCCGTTTCCGCCATGCCGGAGCTGGCCCATCCGCCCAAGGGTCCCGCTGACGGGGCCGACGACGACGCCACCGGCGATGACGGGAAGGCCGGCGACGATGTCCTTGCCTTTGCCTACTGA
- the cydB gene encoding cytochrome d ubiquinol oxidase subunit II has protein sequence MDFLPTLWFILIAVLWTGYLFLEGFDLGVGMLMKTFARDEKERRLLLNTVGPVWDGNEVWLLTAAGATFAAFPFWYASLFSSLYIPLVFVLLALIFRAVAFEYRGKVHADRWRTAWDWAIALGSFVAAFGIGAMLGLTTTGLPLNANGDRVGGPFAWFTWYAVLGGLAVVCFALVHAAAFLALKTDGAVRLRARRLVGRWLPLGLLPLAAWAVSVAVMNGKWFSWLLIGVAVVAAAASWLANRRDREGFSFLAMGVFLVVGSAAIFSAVFPVVLPSTLNDAWNLTVSNASSSPYTLRLMSIVAAVGVPLVLAYQAWTYWIFRKRISVANLPEPHDFAAAVAPGGNA, from the coding sequence ATGGACTTCCTCCCCACCCTGTGGTTCATTCTCATCGCCGTGCTGTGGACCGGCTACCTGTTCCTTGAGGGCTTCGACCTCGGCGTCGGCATGCTCATGAAGACCTTCGCCCGGGATGAAAAGGAGCGCCGGCTCCTGCTGAACACGGTTGGACCGGTGTGGGACGGCAACGAGGTGTGGCTGCTGACGGCCGCCGGAGCCACCTTCGCAGCGTTCCCGTTCTGGTACGCATCCTTGTTCTCCTCCCTGTACATTCCGCTCGTGTTCGTACTCCTGGCCCTGATCTTCCGGGCCGTGGCCTTCGAATACCGCGGCAAGGTGCACGCAGACAGGTGGCGGACCGCCTGGGACTGGGCCATCGCGCTGGGCTCCTTCGTAGCCGCATTCGGCATCGGCGCCATGCTGGGCCTGACCACCACGGGCCTGCCGCTGAACGCCAACGGCGACCGCGTGGGCGGGCCGTTCGCCTGGTTCACCTGGTACGCCGTGCTGGGCGGGCTCGCCGTGGTGTGCTTTGCCCTGGTCCACGCCGCAGCGTTCCTGGCCCTGAAGACCGACGGCGCCGTGCGCCTCCGTGCCCGCCGCCTCGTGGGGCGGTGGCTCCCGCTGGGACTGCTGCCGCTGGCCGCTTGGGCCGTGTCCGTGGCCGTGATGAACGGCAAATGGTTCAGCTGGCTGTTGATCGGTGTCGCCGTCGTAGCCGCCGCGGCATCCTGGCTGGCCAACCGGCGGGACCGGGAGGGCTTCAGCTTCCTGGCCATGGGCGTGTTCCTGGTGGTGGGCAGTGCCGCCATCTTCAGCGCCGTGTTCCCCGTGGTGCTGCCCTCAACGCTCAACGACGCCTGGAACCTGACGGTGTCCAACGCCTCGTCCTCCCCATATACGCTGCGCCTCATGTCCATCGTGGCGGCCGTCGGCGTGCCGCTCGTGCTGGCCTACCAGGCATGGACGTACTGGATCTTCCGCAAGCGCATCTCCGTGGCGAACCTGCCCGAACCGCACGACTTTGCCGCCGCCGTCGCCCCCGGAGGGAACGCCTAG
- the cydC gene encoding thiol reductant ABC exporter subunit CydC codes for MSPRPAIPAGKRTRRALAGLAALAALKAVALVLIMAALAHALARWAGGANPDAVRLAVQGGVGALLLGGAVWGQQILARRAALGTKEELRAKLIAHRLSPRGLAGSRGDVGAEGMLASRGLDGLDDYFTAYLPALVSCAVLPLMLGVQILISDWVSALIVVLTVPLVPVFMILIGFHTQERVELAAKGLDRLSNHLLELARGLPVLVGLRRAGAQRKALADVSERYRSSTMATLRTAFLSSMALELISTISVAVVAVFIGVRLVYGDMPLEAGLLALMLAPECFRPLREVGAAHHGSEDGVEALRRVNEILADGAATDVPATFDAGNPVVAAAHLAVSYPDRTEPALADFSASVEPGGVLVLDGASGTGKSTALAAFAGVLSGSGAGLSGELRPARPGTAVWVAQHPAFTEDTVAADVALYAAGPAGIPVPETVVADALVRVNAAHLAGRSPWDCSPGELRRVAVARALARIAADPAFDVALLDEPTAHLDPESADAVRRALAALRGTVALVVATHDTVLAALLRGETAPAQSHGAQSHPATVEPLPDSQGSAQESAAPSSADQNGTETGPARFKWSWLRQLPWRSPRFAAGVIVSALATLSAAALSGVSGWLIVWAADRPPMLYLMTLIVGVRAFGLGRSVLRYCERLLTHDAVFRWAAGLRLKLWDALGSNVRHWGRLTRSGGSLGTLVADVDELRDALPRAVVPIPAAAISFLAVLAAVLWLAPPATGVVVVLGVLALLVLPVVVFRSQRRASAAAALHRSWLAGRATTLLSAAGQLSANGVGEAQAADFARRDLAVSAPLRRLAWSNGLGQSAVSVLTSLAAVAVTAAAIAAGIDPRAAAVAALLMLALAEPLGQYVDAVAELPVLGAMLARTMPLLDAPPTVGAGAARDGAVLEGAGADATTEVETLRLDNVTARYPDAAEPVFTGISGGTSRGQWWSVTGPSGSGKSTLLAVLLGFLAPEAGRYTLNDTAANAETLRNIAWCPQEAYLFNSTLRGNLALARPATSPPDDAELESVLETVGLGPWLAGLPDGLETRVGPGGHSLSGGQRTRVAVARTLVAGAGVVLLDEPTAHLGADEAVELVVELRGALKDAAVVLVTHDSALAAEGDTRLVLESRQAVTADSVVRAGAGV; via the coding sequence ATGAGCCCGCGCCCCGCCATCCCCGCCGGCAAACGCACCCGCCGGGCCCTGGCCGGCCTGGCGGCACTCGCGGCCCTGAAGGCCGTGGCCCTGGTGCTGATCATGGCAGCCCTGGCCCACGCCCTGGCCCGTTGGGCCGGCGGCGCCAACCCGGACGCCGTCAGGCTCGCCGTGCAAGGCGGAGTGGGCGCGCTGTTGTTGGGCGGTGCCGTGTGGGGCCAGCAAATCCTGGCCCGCCGCGCCGCCCTCGGCACCAAGGAGGAATTGCGCGCTAAACTCATCGCCCACCGGCTGAGCCCGCGCGGACTGGCCGGGAGCCGGGGCGACGTCGGCGCCGAGGGCATGCTGGCCAGCCGCGGCCTGGACGGCCTGGACGACTACTTCACCGCCTACCTGCCGGCGCTCGTCAGCTGCGCCGTGCTGCCGCTCATGCTGGGCGTGCAAATCCTCATCTCCGACTGGGTCAGCGCACTCATCGTGGTCCTCACCGTCCCCCTGGTGCCGGTGTTCATGATCCTGATCGGCTTCCACACCCAGGAACGGGTGGAACTGGCCGCCAAGGGGCTCGACCGGCTCTCCAACCACCTGCTGGAACTGGCCCGCGGGCTGCCCGTATTGGTGGGCCTGCGCCGCGCCGGCGCCCAGCGCAAGGCGCTCGCCGACGTGTCCGAACGCTACCGCAGCTCCACCATGGCCACACTGCGCACGGCATTCCTGTCCTCCATGGCGCTGGAATTGATCAGCACCATCTCCGTGGCCGTGGTGGCCGTGTTCATCGGCGTGCGGCTGGTCTACGGGGACATGCCGCTGGAAGCCGGGCTGCTGGCCCTCATGCTGGCCCCCGAATGCTTCCGGCCGCTGCGCGAGGTGGGCGCCGCCCACCATGGCAGCGAGGACGGCGTCGAGGCGCTGCGCCGGGTCAATGAAATCCTTGCCGACGGGGCGGCTACCGACGTGCCCGCCACGTTCGACGCTGGCAATCCGGTTGTCGCGGCCGCTCACCTGGCCGTGAGCTACCCGGACCGGACCGAACCGGCGCTCGCCGACTTCTCTGCCTCCGTCGAGCCCGGCGGCGTGCTGGTCCTGGACGGTGCCAGCGGCACGGGAAAGTCAACGGCCCTTGCAGCCTTCGCCGGAGTCCTGTCAGGCAGCGGCGCCGGTCTGTCCGGCGAACTGCGGCCGGCCCGCCCGGGCACCGCCGTGTGGGTGGCCCAGCATCCGGCCTTCACCGAGGACACCGTCGCAGCCGATGTTGCGCTCTACGCGGCCGGCCCCGCCGGAATTCCCGTCCCCGAGACCGTTGTCGCGGACGCGCTGGTCCGCGTCAACGCCGCACACCTGGCGGGCCGGTCACCGTGGGATTGCAGCCCGGGGGAACTGCGCCGCGTGGCCGTGGCCCGGGCGCTGGCCCGCATAGCGGCCGATCCCGCCTTCGACGTGGCCCTCCTGGACGAGCCCACCGCCCACCTTGACCCGGAATCCGCCGACGCCGTCCGCCGGGCCCTGGCCGCACTCCGCGGCACCGTGGCCCTGGTGGTGGCCACCCACGACACCGTGCTGGCCGCCCTTCTTCGCGGCGAAACGGCGCCCGCGCAGTCCCACGGCGCGCAGTCCCACCCCGCCACCGTGGAGCCCCTACCGGACTCACAGGGGTCCGCGCAAGAGTCCGCAGCCCCGTCCTCAGCCGACCAGAACGGCACCGAGACCGGGCCCGCACGGTTCAAATGGTCCTGGCTGCGGCAGTTGCCGTGGCGCTCGCCGCGGTTTGCGGCCGGCGTCATCGTTTCCGCCTTGGCGACCCTAAGCGCCGCCGCCTTGTCCGGGGTCTCCGGCTGGCTGATCGTGTGGGCCGCCGACCGCCCGCCCATGCTGTACCTCATGACGCTCATTGTTGGCGTCCGAGCCTTTGGCTTGGGCCGCTCCGTGCTGCGGTACTGCGAGCGGCTCCTCACGCACGACGCCGTGTTCCGCTGGGCCGCCGGGCTGCGCCTGAAGCTGTGGGACGCGCTGGGCTCGAACGTCCGCCACTGGGGCAGGCTGACCCGCTCCGGCGGCTCGCTGGGCACGCTCGTGGCCGACGTCGACGAACTCCGCGACGCCCTGCCGCGCGCCGTGGTGCCGATCCCGGCCGCCGCCATCTCCTTCCTGGCCGTGCTGGCCGCCGTTCTCTGGCTGGCTCCGCCGGCCACCGGCGTGGTGGTGGTCCTGGGCGTGCTGGCCCTGCTGGTGCTGCCTGTGGTGGTCTTCCGCTCACAACGCCGGGCCTCCGCCGCTGCCGCCCTGCACCGCTCCTGGCTGGCCGGCCGGGCCACCACCTTGCTGTCCGCGGCCGGGCAGCTGTCCGCCAACGGCGTGGGGGAGGCGCAGGCGGCTGACTTTGCCCGCCGTGACCTGGCCGTCTCCGCCCCGCTGCGCCGGCTGGCCTGGTCCAACGGGCTGGGACAGTCGGCCGTGTCCGTGCTGACCTCATTGGCGGCCGTTGCCGTCACGGCGGCCGCGATCGCCGCCGGGATCGACCCGCGCGCCGCGGCCGTGGCGGCCCTGCTCATGCTGGCCCTCGCCGAACCCCTGGGCCAGTACGTTGACGCCGTGGCCGAGCTTCCCGTGCTGGGCGCCATGCTGGCCCGCACCATGCCGCTGCTGGACGCCCCGCCCACCGTGGGTGCCGGAGCTGCACGGGACGGAGCCGTGCTTGAGGGTGCAGGGGCAGACGCCACCACCGAGGTGGAAACGCTGCGGCTGGACAACGTCACGGCCCGCTACCCGGACGCTGCTGAGCCCGTCTTCACGGGCATCAGCGGGGGCACAAGCCGCGGGCAGTGGTGGTCCGTGACCGGGCCGTCGGGCTCCGGGAAATCCACCCTCCTGGCCGTATTGCTCGGCTTCCTCGCCCCGGAGGCGGGACGGTACACGCTCAATGACACAGCCGCGAACGCGGAGACGCTGCGGAACATCGCCTGGTGCCCGCAGGAGGCCTACCTGTTCAACTCCACCCTGCGCGGAAACCTGGCGCTGGCCCGTCCGGCCACGTCGCCGCCGGACGACGCCGAACTTGAGTCAGTCCTGGAAACCGTGGGCCTGGGCCCTTGGTTGGCCGGCCTGCCGGACGGCTTGGAAACCCGTGTGGGCCCCGGCGGGCACTCGCTCTCCGGCGGGCAGCGCACCCGGGTGGCCGTGGCCCGCACGCTCGTGGCCGGCGCCGGCGTCGTGCTGCTCGATGAACCCACGGCACACTTGGGCGCCGACGAGGCCGTGGAGCTGGTCGTGGAGCTGCGCGGTGCCCTCAAGGACGCCGCCGTGGTGCTCGTGACGCACGATTCCGCCCTGGCTGCGGAGGGTGACACCCGCCTGGTGCTTGAATCTCGACAGGCCGTCACCGCCGATTCCGTGGTGCGGGCAGGGGCCGGCGTTTAG